In a genomic window of Syntrophobacterales bacterium:
- a CDS encoding phosphatidylserine decarboxylase family protein has product MSKEDQHSSYIIGEGLPFVFASFLAAILIYWAGFRFASLFFFCLALFITWFFRNPERKTPEKEGLIISPADGLVIKIEEAQSEESPGQIMRKVSIFMNVFNVHVNRFPCSGEIRTISYRPGKFLSANLDKASEVNERNTVVIRMADGREIVTIQIAGLIARRIVWWIKEHDIAQKGKRFGMIRFGSRLEVFMPLSSAVLVKIGDKVRAGETPIGELT; this is encoded by the coding sequence TTGTCTAAAGAGGATCAGCACAGCAGTTACATAATCGGGGAAGGGCTCCCCTTTGTCTTTGCTTCATTTCTTGCTGCCATTCTGATCTATTGGGCCGGTTTCCGCTTTGCCTCCCTGTTTTTTTTCTGTCTTGCCCTTTTCATAACCTGGTTTTTTCGTAATCCGGAAAGGAAAACACCTGAAAAAGAGGGGTTGATCATCTCTCCAGCCGATGGCCTGGTAATAAAGATCGAGGAGGCCCAAAGCGAGGAGAGCCCTGGTCAAATCATGCGTAAGGTAAGCATCTTCATGAACGTTTTCAATGTCCACGTCAACAGGTTCCCCTGTTCGGGAGAAATCCGGACGATAAGTTACAGGCCGGGAAAGTTCCTTTCCGCCAACCTGGACAAGGCATCGGAAGTGAATGAAAGAAATACGGTTGTCATCAGAATGGCCGACGGCCGCGAGATCGTAACGATTCAGATTGCCGGTCTTATTGCCAGACGAATAGTCTGGTGGATCAAGGAACATGATATTGCTCAAAAGGGGAAAAGGTTCGGAATGATCCGTTTCGGTTCACGGCTCGAGGTTTTCATGCCTTTGAGTTCTGCCGTTCTCGTCAAGATTGGCGATAAGGTCAGGGCCGGAGAAACGCCCATAGGAGAATTGACATGA
- the frr gene encoding ribosome recycling factor: protein MKEEIFEQLHENMGKMLQSLEKSFSKVRTGRASLSLLDGIRVEYYGTVTPLNQLASLSTPESRMILISPWDSSVLGAIEKAIQKSDLGLMPSNDGKLIRLSIPVLTEERRKELVKVVRKAAEECRIKQRNLRRDANEEIKKLKKDSAISEDEQFAIQEEVQKITDGYIAQTDKLLTAKEKEIMEI from the coding sequence ATGAAAGAAGAAATTTTTGAGCAACTTCACGAAAATATGGGCAAGATGCTCCAGTCTTTGGAGAAGTCCTTCAGCAAGGTAAGGACGGGCAGGGCGTCGTTGTCGCTGCTGGATGGGATTCGCGTTGAATATTACGGCACGGTGACGCCTCTCAATCAGTTGGCTTCTCTTTCCACGCCGGAAAGCCGGATGATCCTTATTTCTCCGTGGGACAGTTCTGTTCTGGGCGCCATAGAAAAGGCGATTCAAAAATCGGATTTGGGGCTGATGCCGAGCAATGACGGCAAGCTTATCCGGTTGTCAATTCCTGTCCTGACCGAGGAGAGACGCAAGGAGCTGGTCAAGGTTGTCCGCAAGGCGGCAGAGGAGTGCCGGATCAAGCAGCGAAACTTGCGGCGGGATGCCAATGAGGAGATTAAAAAGCTGAAAAAAGACAGCGCCATATCCGAGGATGAGCAATTTGCCATTCAGGAGGAAGTGCAGAAGATTACCGATGGTTACATAGCGCAAACGGACAAGCTCTTGACCGCGAAAGAAAAAGAAATCATGGAGATATAG
- the pyrH gene encoding UMP kinase: MEQAVYKRVLLKLSGETFMGKLSAGIDPGVVDALAAEIRDVAALGVQLGIVIGGGNIFRGMSESAKGLDRTTADYMGMLATVINSLALQSALEHAGVITRVQTAIEMRAVAEPFIQRRAMRHLEKGRVVIFAAGTGNPYFTTDTAAVLRAVEIKADIIMKATKVDGIYDSDPVKNPDAVMYKKISYTDVLTKDLKVMDATAISLCRANKLPLNVFNLQKPGNIKKVICGQTVGTIVGG; encoded by the coding sequence ATGGAACAGGCTGTTTACAAAAGGGTTTTGCTGAAACTGAGCGGCGAGACCTTCATGGGTAAGCTTTCCGCCGGCATAGATCCAGGCGTTGTTGACGCCCTGGCCGCTGAAATACGGGATGTTGCGGCCCTGGGCGTGCAGTTGGGCATTGTCATAGGGGGCGGCAACATTTTTCGCGGCATGTCGGAAAGCGCCAAGGGGCTGGACAGAACCACGGCGGACTATATGGGGATGCTTGCCACCGTTATCAACAGCCTCGCCCTGCAAAGCGCCCTCGAACATGCGGGCGTCATTACCCGCGTGCAGACGGCCATTGAGATGAGGGCCGTCGCCGAACCTTTTATCCAGAGGCGCGCCATGCGTCATCTCGAAAAGGGGCGGGTGGTCATTTTTGCCGCCGGGACCGGAAACCCCTATTTCACGACCGATACGGCGGCGGTGTTGCGGGCGGTGGAAATAAAGGCTGACATCATCATGAAGGCCACGAAGGTTGATGGCATTTATGATAGCGATCCGGTAAAAAACCCGGACGCAGTTATGTATAAGAAAATAAGCTATACCGATGTGTTGACAAAAGACCTTAAAGTAATGGATGCAACCGCCATCTCCCTTTGCCGGGCCAACAAATTGCCGCTGAATGTTTTCAACCTGCAGAAACCCGGCAACATCAAAAAAGTGATCTGTGGTCAGACGGTGGGCACAATTGTCGGAGGTTAA
- the tsf gene encoding translation elongation factor Ts: protein MEITSAMVKELRVKTGAGMMDCKQALTAENGDFEKAIDFLRKKGMSAATKRSSKAAKDGTVASYIHMGGKIGVMVELNCETDFVAKTDDFQTMARDIAMHIAASNPRYIRSEEIPAEALEREKDIYRSQLAAEKKPEKMWEKIMEGKLKKYYEEVCLLNQKFIKNTDVSVETLVNNMIAKTGENIVIRRFSRFQLGEELQ, encoded by the coding sequence TTGGAAATAACATCAGCGATGGTGAAGGAGCTCCGGGTAAAGACAGGCGCCGGGATGATGGATTGCAAACAGGCTTTGACTGCGGAGAATGGAGATTTTGAAAAGGCCATTGATTTTCTTCGTAAAAAAGGGATGTCCGCCGCAACGAAGCGTTCTTCCAAGGCGGCGAAGGATGGAACGGTAGCCTCGTACATCCACATGGGGGGCAAGATAGGGGTTATGGTGGAACTTAACTGCGAGACGGATTTCGTCGCGAAGACCGATGACTTCCAGACCATGGCGAGGGACATTGCCATGCACATCGCTGCTTCCAATCCCCGCTACATACGCTCGGAGGAGATACCCGCGGAGGCGTTGGAACGAGAAAAGGATATTTACCGCAGCCAACTTGCCGCAGAGAAAAAGCCCGAGAAAATGTGGGAAAAAATCATGGAGGGCAAACTGAAGAAGTACTATGAAGAGGTTTGTCTGCTCAACCAGAAGTTCATAAAGAATACCGATGTTTCGGTTGAAACCCTGGTCAACAACATGATTGCCAAGACCGGAGAAAATATTGTGATCCGAAGATTTTCAAGGTTCCAGTTAGGTGAAGAGCTGCAATAG
- the rseP gene encoding RIP metalloprotease RseP produces MIGTSIVSVVVLLGALIFIHEFGHFLVAKWSGVGVLKFSLGFGPRLIGRKVGETEYLLSLIPLGGYVKLLGEEQGEELSPEEEKRSFAVQKVWKRIAIVAAGPIFNLLLAVLIFTVVNIYGMPALTSEVGTIHSDSAALEAGMQVGDKITAIDQRAVKKWDDIAAIVTESNGKTLLVAVQRGSALLKIAITPKRMKASNIFGEAVESYKIGISPAASTQIERLNPAMAFVEGLKQTGRISKLTVLSIVKMFEGVVSPKTMGGPIFIAQIAGAQAKQGVAAFLLFMALLSINLGILNLLPIPVLDGGHLFFMTIELITGKEVKQRWREMAQQVGFTLLILLMIFVFLMDIERLDIRFISDFIRKITG; encoded by the coding sequence GTGATTGGAACAAGTATTGTATCGGTAGTAGTTCTGTTGGGTGCGCTGATCTTCATCCACGAATTTGGCCACTTTTTGGTTGCAAAATGGTCGGGGGTCGGGGTGCTGAAATTTTCCCTGGGCTTTGGCCCTCGCCTGATCGGCAGGAAAGTTGGGGAGACCGAATATCTGCTCTCTCTTATTCCGCTCGGCGGCTATGTAAAACTTCTCGGGGAGGAGCAGGGTGAGGAATTGTCGCCCGAGGAAGAAAAAAGATCCTTTGCGGTGCAGAAAGTCTGGAAGCGAATTGCCATTGTGGCGGCGGGGCCGATTTTCAACCTGCTTCTGGCCGTTTTGATCTTCACCGTCGTCAACATCTATGGAATGCCGGCGCTGACGTCGGAAGTGGGAACCATCCATTCTGATTCCGCCGCATTGGAAGCAGGGATGCAGGTAGGCGATAAGATAACCGCAATTGATCAGCGGGCTGTGAAAAAATGGGATGATATTGCCGCCATTGTTACCGAAAGCAACGGGAAGACCCTGCTTGTGGCCGTCCAGAGGGGCTCAGCCCTGCTGAAGATTGCCATTACTCCGAAACGGATGAAGGCCAGCAATATCTTCGGGGAAGCAGTCGAATCCTACAAAATAGGGATCTCTCCGGCAGCGAGCACCCAAATTGAGAGACTGAACCCGGCCATGGCCTTTGTCGAAGGTCTGAAGCAGACTGGACGAATCAGCAAGCTGACTGTTTTGAGCATTGTCAAGATGTTTGAAGGGGTAGTTTCTCCCAAGACCATGGGCGGGCCGATCTTCATTGCGCAGATTGCCGGAGCTCAGGCAAAACAGGGGGTTGCCGCATTTCTGCTTTTTATGGCCCTGCTGAGCATCAATCTGGGGATATTGAATCTGCTGCCGATTCCGGTGCTGGATGGGGGTCATCTATTTTTTATGACAATTGAACTTATAACCGGCAAGGAGGTAAAGCAGCGCTGGCGGGAAATGGCCCAGCAGGTCGGTTTTACTCTGCTTATTCTGCTGATGATTTTTGTCTTTTTGATGGATATAGAGAGGCTGGACATCAGATTCATAAGCGATTTCATCCGAAAAATTACCGGTTAA
- a CDS encoding phosphatidate cytidylyltransferase: MRTEKLPLLADEKGNMLSHAKRWITALIAVPVLFWTIARGGMTAFAVLIIAAALAGMFEYNRMAFSRGFSVEKIVTTACALLFPLAAWGGDRELLLALAALSVITVFVLNLLQTKKGRLEMNRPARAVLGIMYIPLLLSHLLLIRALPAGELWVFYVLVIAFAGDVAAYYVGRSLGKRKLLIEVSPGKTVAGTVGLIVGSTIGSIVFMKYFFPSLSLWHAVFLGLTGGVIGQLGDLTESALKREAGIKDSSSLLPGHGGILDRLDCLLFISPFVFYYKEFIIK; this comes from the coding sequence GTGAGGACGGAAAAACTGCCGCTGCTAGCCGATGAAAAGGGAAATATGTTGTCACACGCCAAAAGATGGATAACCGCCCTGATTGCCGTTCCGGTTTTGTTCTGGACGATTGCCCGGGGCGGGATGACTGCCTTTGCCGTTTTAATTATCGCCGCCGCGCTTGCGGGGATGTTTGAATACAACCGGATGGCTTTCAGTCGCGGGTTTTCTGTTGAAAAAATCGTTACAACCGCCTGTGCCCTGTTATTTCCGCTGGCAGCCTGGGGGGGGGACAGGGAACTGCTTTTGGCTCTTGCCGCCCTTTCGGTCATAACGGTGTTTGTTTTAAACCTGCTTCAGACTAAAAAGGGCAGGCTGGAGATGAATCGCCCCGCCCGCGCCGTTCTGGGAATAATGTACATTCCCCTGTTGCTTTCGCACTTGCTTTTGATCCGCGCGCTGCCTGCCGGAGAATTATGGGTTTTTTATGTCCTCGTCATTGCCTTTGCCGGTGACGTTGCCGCCTATTATGTCGGGCGATCGCTCGGAAAACGGAAGCTCCTGATCGAGGTCAGCCCCGGCAAGACCGTTGCCGGTACCGTCGGCCTGATTGTCGGCAGCACTATCGGCAGCATTGTTTTCATGAAATATTTTTTTCCCTCTCTGTCGCTCTGGCATGCGGTTTTTCTTGGTTTGACCGGGGGAGTGATCGGCCAACTGGGGGATCTTACCGAATCAGCCTTGAAACGCGAGGCCGGGATCAAGGATTCCAGCTCCCTGCTTCCCGGACACGGAGGGATTCTCGATCGCCTCGATTGTCTCCTGTTTATTTCTCCGTTCGTGTTTTATTACAAGGAGTTCATCATTAAATGA
- the argJ gene encoding bifunctional glutamate N-acetyltransferase/amino-acid acetyltransferase ArgJ, whose translation MKKVQECKVPGFLANGIPVGIKENGERDLSLIFSRQPATTSAVFTTNCFKAAPVQVDMERIRSGKIQAIVINSGVANAATGKEGIADALAVSRALAAELAIDEERIFVASTGVIGRRLPLGKIVGGIKDLVAGLNENGIADAEAGIMTTDRFPKIAFRRGAIGGCEISLCGIAKGAGMIQPNMATMLAFVMTDVAIEKEALDALFHRAAAGTFNAVTVDGCMSTNDTAVIMANGVAGNRPVKKGSRSAALFGEMLADLMLELAKSLVRDGEGATKMIEINVTEALTQKDAEKVAYAIANSNLVKTAFFGEDPNWGRIISAAGAVGVDLPVLQVKLFIEDVPLFAEGKGVSGREDEIAKIMKRPEIKIGISLGMGKKSWRVCTSDLSFDYVKINAHYHT comes from the coding sequence ATGAAAAAGGTTCAGGAATGCAAGGTTCCGGGATTTCTTGCCAATGGAATTCCGGTTGGCATCAAGGAAAACGGCGAGCGGGATTTGTCGCTGATTTTTTCGCGGCAACCGGCAACAACGTCCGCGGTTTTTACGACGAACTGTTTCAAGGCTGCCCCGGTGCAAGTCGATATGGAGAGAATCCGCTCCGGGAAGATTCAGGCGATCGTCATCAACAGCGGCGTCGCCAATGCCGCAACGGGCAAAGAGGGCATAGCCGATGCGCTGGCCGTTTCCCGGGCTCTCGCCGCAGAACTTGCCATTGATGAAGAAAGGATTTTTGTCGCCTCCACCGGCGTCATTGGACGCCGCTTGCCATTAGGAAAGATCGTGGGTGGAATTAAGGACTTGGTGGCCGGCCTTAATGAAAATGGCATTGCGGACGCCGAGGCGGGAATCATGACGACAGACCGGTTTCCCAAAATCGCCTTTCGCCGCGGCGCGATAGGAGGGTGCGAGATTTCCCTCTGCGGGATAGCCAAAGGGGCCGGGATGATCCAGCCCAACATGGCGACGATGCTGGCCTTTGTCATGACCGACGTGGCAATAGAAAAGGAGGCGCTTGATGCCCTGTTTCACCGTGCCGCAGCAGGCACTTTTAACGCTGTGACGGTTGACGGCTGTATGAGCACCAATGACACCGCCGTCATTATGGCCAATGGAGTGGCGGGCAACAGGCCCGTAAAAAAGGGGTCGCGCTCGGCGGCGCTCTTCGGGGAGATGCTTGCGGATTTGATGCTGGAGCTTGCCAAGAGCTTGGTACGGGATGGCGAGGGCGCCACAAAGATGATTGAGATAAATGTAACCGAGGCGCTTACGCAGAAAGATGCCGAGAAGGTCGCCTACGCCATTGCCAATTCCAATCTGGTGAAGACGGCATTTTTTGGAGAGGACCCGAATTGGGGGAGGATTATCTCCGCGGCGGGAGCGGTTGGCGTCGATTTGCCCGTTTTGCAGGTGAAGTTGTTCATAGAGGATGTCCCACTTTTTGCAGAAGGCAAAGGAGTGTCAGGAAGGGAAGATGAAATAGCAAAAATCATGAAAAGGCCGGAAATAAAAATCGGCATCTCGCTGGGGATGGGTAAAAAATCGTGGCGGGTTTGCACATCCGATCTTTCCTTCGACTACGTAAAAATCAACGCGCATTACCATACTTAA
- the tsaB gene encoding tRNA (adenosine(37)-N6)-threonylcarbamoyltransferase complex dimerization subunit type 1 TsaB, translated as MITLAIECATKAASAALLVGEEVTGEVYLDAGGHHSGVVLPALESLLALAGLTIKNVDLFACTTGPGSFTGVRIGIATVKGLALATGRPIVGVSTLEALAMNINFSKRLICPLLDARKNRVYAGLYRSGEDGLLRSVVADYLGDLETVLKSLPREEIDFIGEGALRYRDNIRAEFPTANISKFAKINNPNAASLGIAAVGRYKRDGVVENALSLQPTYLRLSEAEQKKGL; from the coding sequence ATGATTACTCTGGCAATCGAGTGCGCGACAAAAGCGGCAAGCGCGGCCCTCCTGGTGGGTGAAGAGGTAACAGGCGAGGTATATCTGGATGCAGGGGGTCATCATTCCGGGGTCGTGCTTCCGGCCTTGGAGAGCCTTTTGGCGTTAGCAGGGTTGACAATCAAAAATGTCGATCTTTTCGCCTGTACCACAGGACCGGGTTCCTTTACCGGTGTGCGCATCGGGATCGCCACGGTCAAGGGGCTGGCTCTTGCCACCGGACGACCGATAGTTGGTGTTTCCACCCTCGAAGCGCTGGCCATGAACATCAACTTTTCCAAACGACTGATATGCCCCTTGCTGGATGCCCGGAAAAACCGGGTTTATGCCGGTCTTTACCGCAGCGGTGAGGACGGGTTGCTCCGATCCGTAGTTGCCGATTACCTCGGCGATCTGGAAACAGTTCTGAAGAGTCTGCCCCGTGAAGAGATAGATTTTATTGGCGAGGGGGCCCTCCGGTATCGGGACAATATCCGCGCAGAGTTCCCCACGGCAAACATCAGCAAGTTTGCGAAGATTAACAACCCCAATGCCGCGTCACTGGGGATTGCCGCAGTTGGCCGCTATAAGCGCGATGGCGTGGTTGAGAATGCGCTGTCGCTGCAGCCGACTTATCTGCGCTTGTCCGAAGCTGAACAAAAAAAAGGCCTCTGA
- a CDS encoding 1-deoxy-D-xylulose-5-phosphate reductoisomerase, whose amino-acid sequence MKNISLLGSTGSIGANTLDVVASHPAEFAVSALAGGRNINLLKEQIERFRPRLAVVIDEEHAVGLKNILNNSRTTILSGADGYREAASVPEAHIVVSAIVGAAGLIPTLDAIDAGKDIALANKETLVMAGGLVLGKAASKGVRIIPVDSEHSAIFQCLQGNDPRSVRRVILTASGGPFLHATRKELEAVTPGQALKHPNWQMGRKISIDSATMMNKGFEVIEASWLFGLAATKIDVLVHPQSIVHSLVEYCDGSVIAQLGIPDMRIPIAYALSYPQRLKSSGGRLDLAAAGELSFLKPDLERFPALGISFRAAEAGGTLPAVLNAANEIAVTAFLEEQVGFYGISRVVEMVLARHERKEEPSLAEILKADRWARVEALNIIKGMTK is encoded by the coding sequence ATGAAGAATATCTCGCTTCTCGGTTCCACCGGCTCGATCGGAGCAAACACGCTGGATGTGGTCGCTTCCCATCCGGCGGAGTTTGCCGTTTCGGCTCTTGCCGGCGGGCGCAATATCAATTTGCTGAAGGAGCAGATTGAACGCTTCCGGCCGCGGTTGGCGGTAGTTATTGACGAAGAACATGCGGTGGGATTAAAAAACATTTTAAATAATTCCCGCACGACCATTTTATCAGGGGCGGATGGCTACCGGGAGGCGGCCTCTGTCCCGGAGGCACATATCGTCGTTTCCGCGATTGTCGGCGCCGCCGGTCTAATCCCCACGCTGGACGCAATTGACGCCGGCAAGGATATCGCTTTGGCTAACAAAGAGACGCTGGTTATGGCCGGGGGGCTTGTACTGGGCAAGGCAGCTTCCAAGGGGGTCAGAATTATCCCGGTTGACAGCGAACACAGCGCCATTTTTCAGTGTCTGCAGGGAAACGATCCCCGCTCGGTGCGGCGGGTAATCCTGACGGCGTCGGGGGGGCCATTCCTCCACGCAACCCGGAAAGAGCTGGAAGCAGTCACCCCGGGGCAGGCGCTGAAGCATCCCAACTGGCAGATGGGGAGGAAGATCTCCATCGATTCGGCGACGATGATGAACAAGGGGTTCGAGGTCATCGAGGCAAGCTGGCTCTTCGGGCTTGCGGCAACGAAAATCGACGTGCTGGTTCACCCGCAAAGCATTGTCCATTCGCTGGTTGAATATTGCGATGGAAGCGTGATTGCCCAGTTGGGGATTCCGGATATGAGGATTCCGATCGCGTACGCCCTGTCCTATCCGCAGCGTCTGAAGAGCTCCGGAGGCCGTCTTGACCTTGCCGCGGCCGGAGAGCTTAGCTTTTTAAAGCCAGATTTAGAGCGATTCCCGGCGCTTGGTATTTCTTTCCGGGCGGCGGAAGCCGGAGGGACGTTGCCGGCCGTTCTCAACGCGGCCAATGAGATTGCGGTAACGGCTTTTCTGGAAGAGCAGGTCGGCTTTTATGGTATAAGTCGCGTTGTGGAGATGGTTCTTGCCAGGCATGAGCGAAAGGAGGAACCGTCTTTGGCGGAGATTCTAAAAGCTGACCGGTGGGCCAGAGTTGAGGCCTTAAATATTATCAAAGGAATGACAAAGTGA
- the rpsB gene encoding 30S ribosomal protein S2, which produces MASISMKLLLEAGVHFGHQTNKWNPKMKTYIFGARNGIYIIDLQQTVGLFQTAYKFVVDTVAEGGELLFVGTKKQAQESIQDEAARCEMPCVNQRWLGGMLTNFVTIKKSIDRLNELDRMFEDDSIKAFPKKEILGMQKDRDKLIKVLGGIRKLKKLPKCLFVVDPKREDIAVTEARKLKIPIVAMVDTNCDPDVIDYIIPGNDDAIRAIKLFSAKMADAVLEGKKRFEERLQAESDKERVATDGPIVTYVKDENDVPETVESKGLETPEGISPEQEAAQ; this is translated from the coding sequence GTGGCGAGTATTTCAATGAAGTTGTTGCTTGAGGCGGGGGTTCATTTCGGTCATCAGACCAACAAATGGAATCCCAAAATGAAAACGTACATCTTCGGCGCGAGAAACGGGATCTACATCATTGATCTGCAGCAGACGGTCGGGCTTTTTCAGACGGCGTACAAGTTTGTTGTGGATACAGTTGCCGAAGGCGGGGAGCTGCTCTTTGTCGGCACCAAAAAGCAGGCGCAGGAGTCGATCCAGGATGAAGCCGCGAGGTGCGAGATGCCGTGCGTCAATCAGCGCTGGCTGGGCGGCATGCTGACCAATTTTGTGACTATAAAAAAGAGCATTGATCGTTTGAACGAACTCGATCGGATGTTCGAGGATGACAGCATCAAGGCTTTCCCGAAGAAGGAAATCCTCGGCATGCAAAAGGACAGGGATAAGCTGATCAAGGTCTTAGGCGGGATCAGGAAGCTGAAAAAATTGCCCAAATGCCTGTTTGTTGTTGACCCCAAACGGGAGGATATCGCCGTGACCGAGGCGAGAAAACTGAAGATACCGATTGTGGCGATGGTCGATACCAACTGCGATCCTGATGTGATTGATTACATAATCCCCGGGAACGACGATGCGATCAGGGCGATTAAGCTGTTTTCCGCCAAGATGGCCGATGCCGTGCTGGAAGGCAAAAAACGTTTTGAAGAGCGTCTGCAGGCCGAAAGCGACAAGGAAAGGGTTGCGACTGACGGGCCCATAGTCACTTACGTAAAAGACGAGAACGATGTCCCGGAAACAGTGGAAAGCAAGGGTTTGGAAACCCCGGAAGGCATTTCTCCGGAACAGGAAGCGGCTCAGTAA
- a CDS encoding isoprenyl transferase — translation MSSINSEKLPQHIAIIMDGNGRWAKSHALGRVLGHRKGAESVRVAVKTCRRIGIKFLTLYAFSMENWFRPQEEVSALMKLLEEYLEGEAGEMMEQDIRLMAIGRTESLEKGVFKKLLETIEKTAGNGGMVLNLALSYGGREEIAMAARRMLKEGMAGKFKPEEVTEQLFQRYLYTSELPDPDLLIRTGGEHRISNFLLFQAAYTEFYFSNVLWPDFREPELLDAIAEFQKRERRFGRISEQLEKR, via the coding sequence ATGAGTAGTATAAATTCCGAGAAACTGCCGCAGCATATCGCGATTATCATGGACGGAAATGGTCGCTGGGCGAAAAGCCATGCGCTGGGAAGGGTTCTGGGGCACCGAAAAGGGGCCGAGTCCGTCCGTGTGGCGGTGAAGACCTGCCGCCGGATCGGCATCAAATTCCTGACGCTGTACGCGTTTTCCATGGAAAACTGGTTTCGTCCGCAAGAGGAGGTCAGTGCCCTGATGAAGCTCCTTGAGGAGTATCTGGAGGGCGAAGCCGGGGAGATGATGGAGCAGGATATTCGTCTCATGGCGATTGGCCGCACCGAGTCCCTCGAAAAAGGGGTTTTCAAAAAACTCCTGGAGACAATCGAGAAAACCGCCGGAAACGGCGGGATGGTTCTTAATCTGGCGTTGAGTTACGGCGGCCGTGAAGAAATTGCAATGGCGGCAAGAAGAATGCTCAAGGAAGGTATGGCGGGGAAGTTCAAACCGGAGGAGGTAACCGAGCAGCTCTTCCAACGTTATCTCTATACAAGTGAGCTTCCTGATCCCGACCTGCTGATTCGCACCGGGGGAGAGCATCGCATCAGCAACTTTCTGCTGTTTCAGGCGGCATACACGGAGTTCTATTTTTCCAATGTTCTGTGGCCCGATTTTCGCGAGCCGGAACTACTGGATGCCATTGCCGAATTCCAGAAAAGGGAACGGCGTTTTGGCCGTATAAGCGAGCAGTTGGAGAAACGGTGA
- the pssA gene encoding CDP-diacylglycerol--serine O-phosphatidyltransferase → MKNNRQSANRRSMVVYVLPNLFTTANLFCGFYSVIAAMKGMYEVAAIAILVAVVLDSLDGRIARMTHTTSRFGGEYDSLCDLVSFGVAPALMIYNWSLFSFGKWGWLVAFLFVVCGALRLARFNVQVGIINSRVFNGLPIPGGAAVLATFILLFYYLGGVGRYPSLPTMIGVAATAIFMVSNIKYYSFKDLNYFSRKPFMCFVLIVLILVIIAAEPQIMLFTFAFGYSLTGPVWALLKLIRRKQANVELKKHVQSHDRPV, encoded by the coding sequence ATGAAAAATAACAGACAATCGGCGAATAGAAGGAGTATGGTCGTTTATGTGCTTCCCAACCTCTTCACGACGGCCAACCTGTTTTGCGGTTTTTATTCAGTAATTGCAGCCATGAAGGGTATGTATGAAGTTGCGGCGATTGCTATTCTGGTTGCCGTAGTTCTGGATAGTCTGGATGGCCGGATCGCGCGCATGACCCATACGACCAGCCGGTTCGGCGGCGAATACGACTCTTTATGCGACCTTGTGAGTTTCGGCGTGGCGCCGGCACTCATGATTTACAACTGGTCGTTGTTTTCTTTCGGGAAATGGGGCTGGCTGGTGGCTTTTCTGTTCGTTGTCTGCGGCGCGCTGCGGCTGGCCAGGTTCAATGTGCAGGTGGGGATTATCAACAGTCGGGTCTTCAATGGTTTGCCGATTCCCGGCGGCGCGGCGGTGTTGGCTACGTTCATACTGCTTTTTTATTATCTGGGCGGAGTGGGGCGCTACCCGAGCCTGCCGACCATGATTGGCGTGGCCGCGACAGCGATTTTTATGGTAAGCAATATAAAATATTACAGTTTCAAGGACCTTAATTATTTTTCCCGCAAGCCTTTTATGTGTTTTGTGTTGATTGTCTTAATCCTCGTTATCATTGCCGCGGAGCCGCAGATTATGCTCTTTACGTTCGCCTTTGGTTACAGTCTAACCGGCCCTGTATGGGCTTTGCTGAAACTTATCAGGCGAAAACAGGCAAATGTTGAGCTGAAAAAGCATGTTCAATCTCACGACCGCCCCGTTTAA